The following are encoded together in the Gasterosteus aculeatus chromosome 7, fGasAcu3.hap1.1, whole genome shotgun sequence genome:
- the fryb gene encoding protein furry homolog isoform X5, translating to MATSQQDSGFFDISIKSLLKSLGGTSPVEQKPPLPPVSGTLGDRKGPVVMAPVNVDPESKPGEFVLKSLFANFTLLSERKIRIIMAEPLEKPLNKSLQRGEDPQFDQFISSMSSLAEYCLPSILRTLFDWYKRQNGLEDESHEYRPRANTKSKNDEQQKDYLLERRDLAIDFIFSLVLIEVLKQIPLHPLLDGLIQEVINLTFKHFKYKEGYLGPNTGNMHIVADLYAEVVGVVAQSRFPAVRKKFISELKELRQKEQSPYVIQSTISLIMGLKFFRIKMYPVEDFEASFQFMQECAQYFLEVKDKDIKHSLAGLFVEILVPVAATVKNEVNVPCLRNFVESLYDTTLDLSSRKKHSLALYPLVTCLLCVSQKQFFLSRWHIFLNNCLSNLKNRDPKMARVALESLYRLLWVYMIRIKCESNTGTQSRLTSITSTLFPKGSRSVVPRDMPLNIFVKIIQFIAQERLDFAMKEIIFDLLSVGKPAKAFSLNPERMNIGLRAFLVIADALQQKDGEPPMPNTGATLPSGNSLKKKKTYLSKTLTEEEAKLIGMSLYYSQVRKALDNILRHLDKEVGRCMMLTSVQMLNKEPEDMITGERKPKIDLFRTCVAAIPRILPDAMSKPELVDLLSRLTVHMDDELRLISQNSLQSLLLDFPDWREDVLFGYTHFLLREVQDTHQGLQDASVKLLLQLLTQWRLALQLQGKTRGGVEVCSLKPLLYKVTHSNICTLYLISPHFVLHLHQSSPRLPERSPHCSVLHAVEGLALLLLCSCQISTRKLAVGVLREIRCLFTALGHADDDDKPMIEVMDQLSPAVMDSFVHVAVSDSSTLPLSHHVDLQWLVEWTARLVSSSYDVKSPSHVWIFALCVKDPWVLCLHIFLRQEHLPKHCPTALGYAWPYAFTRLQLLLPLVDPNSPVNAKKTSTAGSSDSYISLWRNYLILCLGVAKPSIMSPGHLRASTPEIMATTPDGSVTYDNKVIGTPSVAWLLKQLVPLMRAESLEITDSLVLGFGCTNALVFRELVEELHPLMKEALERRPENKRRRERRDLLRLQLLRIFELLANAAVISDSTNGALERDSLALGALFLEYVDLTRMLLEAENEKEMDVLKDIRAHFSGMVANLIQCVPVHHRRFLFPQQSLRHHLFILFSQWAGPFSVMFTPLDRYSDRNHQITRYQYCALKAMSAVLCCGPVFDNVGLSTDGYLYKWLDNILACHDLRVHRLGCEVVILLLELNPDQINLFNWAVDRCFTGSYQLASGCFKAIATVCGNRNYPCDLVTLLNLVLFKASDTSREIYEISMQLMQVLESKLCAYSKRMVEQKPGNILYGTHGPLPPLYSVNLSQLSIQLASMYPELTLPLFSEVSQRFSTTHSNGRQIMLSYLLPWLSNIELVDTGLLPPASSPCTPEEEACGQGQGMSPSLRGNGWGSLQATSLVLNNLMFMTAKYGDEVPGPEIENAWNALVSNERWSNNLRITLQFLISLCGVSSDTTLLPFIKKVVIYLCRNNTIQTMEELLFELQQTDPVNPVVLHCDNPPFYRFAASNKAPTSQTGTTSSSNTVVAGQENLADTDEKKLVRESEERMARAHNRLESRYSNSSGGSYEDEKTDPLPPYAGWLLGVLETNHPQPLPMPINGGCWAPLVDYLPETITPRGPLHRCNIAVIFMTEMVVDHSVREDWALHLPLLLHALFLGLDHYRPEVYEHSKRLLLHLLIALSCNNNFQVIASVLMLTREISDNKTLTIKSSYHTEYQQSHTPDFLREWQASPMADSGLSSTSNSSSVSLGGGSTAGSVGNLPLVPPDDLGDLEDTTNETDEKTNKLIEFLSTSAWSTVLLLLRALGPLWVHEDITPRNPNSKSTEQLSNFLRHVVSVFKESKSDFHLEHQLSDVALQTALCSSSRHYAGRSFQIFRALKQPINNHAVSDLVSRLVEVVGEHGDEVQGYVMEVLLTLESVVVNLAECLKNSDLMAALTRTSSPDFVTSEKLMNRKSTGQLNYPGPGFVGLSSQRHQRSYSVPKKFGECGHQLSDPPRSATLDRIQACNSHGLARTGRTPGSCTSSTNRIDPSVLSDPAHVSHPSTILATVFWVAVALMESDFEFEYQMSLRLVHKLLSKVPLDRAENRERLEKLQAQLRWSGFSGIQQLLLKGFTSQATSDLTLQLFCQLTPVSRVPVVDSSQSIGFPLNVLCLLPHLVQHFGHPTQFCKESAERIAQVCLMEKNTKLSHLAHVMTLYKTRSYTRDPFSWVSVVCRYLHEAFSEITLNMVTYMAELLEKGLPAMQQSLLQIIYCLLSHMDLTSVQVKQFNGDVTKTIEKFVQTVHWKDALNILKLVVSRSASLVHPVYRHSQGDLSNLEVSRVWDGSAKALPGKTLDFTFDISETPVIGRRFDELQGSGGREGKARAMAVTRSTSSTSSGSNSNTILVPVSWRRPQSSQKRTREKLVNVLSLCGQEVGLTKNPSVIFSSCGDLDMMEVRESGVSSEEGGTREDTLDDTASEQQFRVFRDFDFLDVELEDGEGETVDNFNWGVRRRSLDSTELGDMLEESQHSGSTPSLGHEDPHDSDESSEEEESSTSQSLSHSQLTNPSPSEETNHTDSLSTSYDTSADAQSLNASTPGQGALHDYHGGLDGRVRGGDEDTQVQDDELSLSANELPHGSDFGESLTLELPGQPLDHLPNLDHSLSADYCQPPLDFLDPNCLPSLRDDVDDLEDLGFPPPPSPFFSAILAAFQPAVCDDAEEAWRCHISQLVTDSDGSCAVHTFQVFSSLFTNIQGKFCLLTTDVATYLGEGLRGIGSKFLMSSQMLTTCSDCPTIYIDADTIISYGLLEKMKFSALELQEYLDTYNTREDAALSWLRNCKDTFPRCPGDSVVTCQPGDSEEKQMESLAQLELCQRLYKLHFQLLLLFQSYCSLIGQFHAISSVPELLNMSRELSDLKTSLQVAEAAVASDLEHKHLAHTRSHATEVAAMVVPSFSSSEAAVQAILECLKNHEFTKAVRYIQECRRQWPCGVFGGGSESEVQTLLNVYFRHQTLGQTGTIALVGSRQDLSLICSKLLELNGEIRDMICHAQGYRVVTTYLPDSSASGTSL from the exons CCTCTCCAGTGGAACAGAAGCCGCCCCTCCCGCCAGTCAGTGGAACCTTGGGAGATAGGAAGGGTCCTGTCGTCATGGCGCCCGTCAACGTGGACCCTGAGAGCAAGCCGGGCGAGTTCGTCCTAAAAAGCTTGTTTGCCaacttcaccttgctctccgaaCGCAAGATTCGCATCATCATGGCCGAACCGCTG GAGAAGCCACTTAACAAGtctctgcagaggggagaggaccCACAGTTCGACCAG TTCATCAGCAGTATGAGTTCTCTAGCAGAGTACTGCCTGCCGTCCATCCTGAGGACTCTGTTTGACTGGTACAAGAGGCAGAACGGTCTGGAGGACGAGTCCCACGAGTATCGACCCAGGGCCAACACAAAATCGAAGAA TGACGAGCAACAGAAAGACTACCTATTGGAGCGGAGGGATCTGGCAATAGACTTCATATTTTCTCTGGTGCTTATTGAGGTTTTGAAGCAG ATCCCCCTTCATCCTCTTTTGGACGGACTCATCCAAGAAGTCATAAACCTGACATTCAAGCACTTCAAATACAAAGAAGG GTATCTGGGACCCAACACAGGCAACATGCACATAGTGGCTGACCTCTATGCTGAAGTCGTGGGAGTTGTAGCTCAGTCCAG GTTCCCAGCAGTGAGGAAGAAGTTCATCTCCGAGCTGAAGGAGCTGAGGCAGAAGGAGCAGAGCCCCTACGTCATCCAGTCCACCATCAGCCTCATCATGGGACTCAAGTTCTTCCGCATCAAAATGTACCCGGTGGAGGACTTTGAAGCCTCCTTCCAGTTCATGCAG gAGTGCGCGCAGTATTTCTTGGAAGTGAAGGATAAAGACATTAAACACTCGTTAGCCGGACTCTTTGTGGAAATACTTGTACCTGTAGCTGCT ACCGTGAAGAACGAGGTGAACGTGCCGTGTCTGCGAAATTTTGTAGAAAGTCTGTACGATACTACGTTGGACCTGTCATCCAGGAAGAAACACTCTCTG GCTCTGTATCCTCTGGTGACTTGCCTCCTGTGTGTCAGTCAGAAGCAGTTCTTCCTCAGCCGCTGGCACATTTTCCTCAACAATTGCCTCTCCAACCTCAAG AATCGAGATCCAAAGATGGCCCGCGTGGCTCTAGAATCGCTCTACCGCCTGCTCTGGGTCTACATGATCCGAATAAAGTGCGAGAGCAACACAGGAACTCAGAG tCGTCTGACGTCCATCACCTCCACTCTATTCCCCAAAGGTAGTCGGAGCGTTGTGCCCAGAGACATGCCTCTGAATATTTTTGTCAAGATTATCCAGTTTATTGCCCAG GAGAGACTGGACTTTGCCATGAAGGAGATCATATTTGATCTGCTGAGCGTCGGGAAACCTGCCAAAGCCTTCAGTCTCAACCCAGAG CGTATGAACATCGGCCTGCGGGCGTTCCTGGTAATAGCCGACGCTCTGCAACAGAAGGACGGAGAGCCTCCTATGCCCAACACAGGAGCCACTCTGCCCTCTGGAAACTctctgaagaaaaagaaaacttatCTCAGCAAGACACTTACTGAGGAGGAAGCCAAACTTATAG GCATGTCCTTGTACTACTCCCAGGTCCGAAAGGCTCTGGACAACATCCTGAGACACTTGGACAAGGAGGTGGGTCGCTGTATGATGCTCACCAGCGTTCAGATGCTCAACAAAGAACCAGAGGACATGATCAC TGGCGAAAGGAAACCTAAAATCGACCTGTTCAGAACATGTGTGGCGGCCATTCCTCGAATCCTTCCTGATGCCATGTCCAAACCTGAGCTCGTTGACCTGCTCTCAAG ACTTACTGTGCACATGGACGACGAGCTTCGTCTCATTTCCCAGAATTCCCTGCAGAGCCTGTTACTTGATTTCCCAGACTGGAGGGAGGACGTCCTGTTTGGTTACACACATTTCCTTTTGCGCGAG GTTCAAGACACCCATCAGGGTCTGCAGGATGCCTCGGTGaagctccttctccagctgctcaCTCAGTGGAGGTTGGCGCTGCAGCTCCAAGGGAAGACGCGAGGTGGAGTTGAGGTTTGTAGTTTGAAACCATTACTTTACAAGGTGACTCACAGTAATATTTGTACTCTTTACTTAATCTCCCCCCATTttgtcctccacctccatcagtcCAGCCCCAGACTACCAGAGCGAAGCCCCCACTGCTCCGTGCTCCACGCGGTTGAGGgtctggccctgctgctgctctgctcgtGTCAGATCAGCACGAGGAAGCTGGCGGTCGGTGTGTTAAGAGAAATACGCTGCCTCTTCACTGCCCTGGGACATGCTGAC GACGATGACAAACCCATGATCGAGGTGATGGACCAGCTGAGCCCAGCTGTAATGGACAGCTTTGTTCACGTCGCTGTCTCTGACTCG tccACCTTGCCCCTCAGCCACCATGTTGACCTCCAGTGGCTGGTGGAGTGGACGGCTCGGCTGGTGAGCAGCTCCTACGACGTGAAGAGCCCCAGCCATGTCTGGATCTTTGCGCTGTGTGTGAAGGACCCGTGGGTGCTCTGTCTGCACATCTTCTTGCGGCAGGAGCACCTGCCCAAACACTGCCCCACTGCCCTGGGATACGCCTGGCCCTATGCTTTCACACGGCTACAGCTGCTACTGCCCTTGGTCGACCCCAA CAGTCCTGTGAACGCCAAGAAGACCAGCACGGCAGGCTCCAGCGACAGCTACATCTCCCTGTGGCGTAACTACCTCATCCTGTGTCTCGGTGTGGCTAAACCCAGCATCATGTCCCCCGGTCACCTCCGAGCCTCCACGCCGGAGATCATGGCCACCACTCCCGACGGCAGCGTCACCTACGACAACAAA GTGATAGGAACTCCATCGGTAGCCTGGCTTTTGAAACAGCTCGTCCCGCTGATGAGAGCGGAAAGTTTGGAGATCACAGACTCTCTGGTGCTCGGGTTTGGATGCACAAACGCTCTCGTCTTCAG GGAGCTAGTTGAAGAACTCCATCCACTGATGAAGGAAGCACTGGAACGTAGGCCGGag AACAAGCGacgcagagagaggagggaccTTCtcaggctgcagctgctgaggaTCTTTGAACTGCTGGCTAATGCAGCCGTTATCAGTGACAG CACCAATGGAGCACTGGAGCGTGATTCACTGGCCCTGGGTGCCCTGTTCCTCGAGTATGTGGATCTTACCCGGATGCTTCTGGAGGCTGAGAATGAGAAGGAGATGGACGTGCTTAAAGACATCAGAGCCCATTTCAGCGGGATGGTGGCCAATCTCATCCAGTGTGTTCCTG TCCACCACAGGCGCTTTCTCTTTCCTCAACAGTCCCTGAGGCACCATCTCTTCATTCTCTTCAGTCAATGGGCTGGCCCCTTCAGTGTCATGTTCACTCCCCTCGACCGCTACAGTGATCGCAACCACCAGATCACTCGCTACCAGTACTGCGCCCTGAAG GCCATGTCAGCAGTTCTGTGTTGCGGCCCAGTGTTCGACAATGTGGGTCTCTCTACTGATGGCTATCTCTACAAATGGCTCGACAACATCTTGGCTTGTCATGACCTACGG GTGCACCGTCTGGGGTGCGAGGTGGTCATCCTGCTCTTAGAATTAAACCCGGACCAAATCAATCTGTTCAACTGGGCCGTGGACCGCTGCTTCACTGGGTCTTACCAGCTAGCTTCTGGTTGCTTCAAGGCCATCGCCACTGTCTGCGGCAACAG GAATTACCCATGTGATCTTGTGACTTTGCTCAATCTGGTGTTGTTCAAGGCCTCAGACACCAGCAGGGAAATATATGAGATCTCGATGCAGCTGATGCAG GTGCTGGAGTCAAAGCTGTGTGCGTACTCCAAGCGAATGGTGGAGCAGAAGCCCGGTAACATTTTGTATGGAACACACggtcctctgcctcccctgTACAGTGTCAACctctctcaactctccatccaGCTGGCCAGCATGTACCCTGAGCTCACCTTGCCTCTCTTCTCAG AGGTGAGCCAGCGTTTCTCAACCACCCACTCCAACGGCAGACAGATAATGTTATCCTACCTGCTGCCCTGGCTCAGTAACATTGAGTTGGTGGACACGGGGCTCCTACCCCCAGCCTCGAGCCCCTGCACACCAGAAGAGGAAGCTTGCGGTCAGGGGCAGGGCATGTCCCCCAGTCTGAGAGGCAACGGCTGGGGCTCCTTGCAGGCAACGTCGCTGGTGCTCAATAACCTCATGTTCATGACCGCTAAG TACGGAGACGAGGTTCCCGGCCCAGAGATTGAGAATGCCTGGAACGCTCTGGTGTCCAACGAGAGGTGGAGCAACAACCTGCGGATCACCCTGCAGTTCCTCATCAGCCTGTGCGGAGTCAGCAGTGATACGACACTGCTGCCATTT ATAAAGAAAGTGGTCATCTACCTGTGTCGCAACAACACCATCCAGACTATGGAGGAGCTCCTGTTTGAGCTGCAACAGACTGACCCTGTCAACCCCGTGGTGTTGCACTGTGATAACCCTCCATTCTATCGCTTTGCCGCCAGCAACAAAGCACCCACCTCACAGACAG GCACCACGTCCAGCAGTAACACCGTGGTGGCTGGTCAGGAGAACCTGGCAGACACAGATGAGAAGAAGCTGGTCAGAGAGAGTGAAGAGCG CATGGCCAGGGCTCACAACAGACTAGAATCTCGCTACAGCAACAGCTCCGGGGGGTCTTACGAGGATGAAAAGA CCGACCCTCTCCCACCATACGCTGGTTGGCTGCTGGGCGTTCTGGAAACCAATCACCCTCAGCCGCTACCCATGCCGATTAACGGAGGCTGCTGGGCTCCTCTGGTGGACTACCTGCCGGAAACCATCACACCCAGAGGACCACTGCATAG GTGTAACATTGCAGTGATCTTCATGACAGAAATGGTGGTTGACCACAGTGTAAGAGAAGACTGGGCTTTACACCTTCCCCTGCTACTACATGCCCTCTTCTTGG GCCTGGACCACTACAGACCTGAGGTCTATGAACACAGTAAAcgtctccttctccacctcctcattGCTCTCTCCTGCAACAACAACTTCCAG gtAATAGCTTCAGTACTGATGCTGACGAGAGAGATAAGTGACAACAAGACCCTCACCATTAAGTCCAGCTACCACACAGAGTACCAGCAGTCCC ATACACCCGACTTCTTGCGAGAGTGGCAGGCGTCTCCAATGGCGGACTCTGGCCTCAGCTCAACCTCCAACTCCTCCTCTGTCAGTCTCGGTGGCGGCAGCACTGCTGGCAGTGTTGGAAATTTGCCCCTCGTACCACCAGATGACCTGGGGGACCTTGAGGATACGACCAACGAAACCGACGAGAAGACCAACAAACTCATCGAGTTCCTCTCCACCAG TGCCTGGAgtactgtgttgttgttgctcagAGCGCTTGGGCCGCTGTGGGTGCACGAGGACATCACGCCGAGGAACCCAAACTCCAAGAGCACAGAGCAGCTCTCCAACTTCCTGCGGCACGTTGTCTCCGTCTTTAAGGAGTCAAAGTCCG ATTTCCACTTGGAGCATCAGCTGAGCGATGTGGCTTTACAGACGGCTCTGTGCAGCTCCTCTCGTCACTATGCCGGGCGCTCCTTCCAAATCTTCCGAGCCCTCAAACAGCCAATCAACAATCACGCCGTCTCTGACCTGGTCTCGCGCCTCGTTGAGGTGGTGGGAGAACACGGAGACGAGGTGCAG GGCTATGTGATGGAGGTGTTGTTGACGCTGGAGTCGGTGGTGGTGAATCTCGCCGAGTGTCTGAAAAACAGTGACCTTATGGCAGCCCTGACCAG GACATCCTCGCCAGACTTTGTTACTAGCGAGAAACTGATGAACAGAAAGAGCACGGGTCAGTTGAACTATCCCGGCCCGGGGTTTGTCGGCCTGTCGTCACAACGCCACCAGCGCTCCTACTCAGTCCCCAAGAAGTTTGGCGAGTGCGGCCACCAGCTGAGTGATCCTCCTCGCAGTGCAACTTTGGATCGCATACAG GCCTGCAACAGCCATGGCCTTGCTCGAACAGGAAGGACCCCCGGGTCCTGCACATCCTCCACCAACCGCATCGATCCAAGCGTCCTATCGGACCCCGCCCACGTCTCCCATCCTTCAACAATACTGGCCACAGTCTTCTGGGTGGCGGTGGCCCTCATGGAGTCCGACTTTGAGTTTGAATATCAGATGTCACTACGCCTCGTTCACAAGCTGCTGTCAAAG GTGCCCTTAGACCGAGCCGAAAACCGCGAGCGTCTGGAGAAGCTCCAGGCTCAGCTGAGGTGGAGCGGATTCTCTGGGATTCAGCAGCTTTTGTTGAAAGGTTTTACCTCGCAGGCCACCTCTGACCTCACCTTGCAGCTCTTCTGCCAGCTCACGCCAGTCTCCCGCGTGCCTGTTGTCGACAGCTCTCAGTCTATAG GTTTCCCTCTGAATGTGCTGTGTCTGCTGCCTCACTTGGTGCAGCACTTTGGCCATCCGACTCAGTTTTGTAAGGAGAGTGCTGAGAGGATCGCACAG GTGTGTTTAATGGAGAAGAACACAAAGCTTTCCCATTTGGCCCATGTGATGACTCTCTATAAGACACGTTCTTACACACGGGACCCCTTCTCCTGGGTCAGTGTGGTTTGCCGCTACCTCCATGAAGCCTTCTCCGAAATCACACTCAACATGGTCACCTATATGGCTGAG CTGCTGGAAAAGGGCCTTCCCGCTATGCAACAGTCTCTCCTACAGATCATTTACTGCCTGCTCAGCCACATGGACCTGACCTCTGTACAAGTAAAACAGTTCAACGGTGATGTCACCAAGACCATTGAGAAGTTTGTTCAG ACAGTTCACTGGAAGGATGCCTTAAACATCTTGAAGCTGGTGGTCTCACGCTCTGCCAGCCTTGTTCATCCGGTGTACCGCCACTCACAGGGCGACCTGTCCAACCTGGAGGTCAGCAGAGTGTGGGACGGTTCAGCCAAGGCTCTGCCTGGGAAAACACTGGACTTCACCTTTGACATCTCTGAG ACTCCAGTCATTGGGCGTCGGTTTGACGAGCTTCAGGGCTCGGGCGGCAGAGAGGGGAAGGCCAGAGCCATGGCTGTAACGCGGAgcacttcctccacctcctctggatCCAACTCCAACACTATCCTGGTGCCCGTCAGCTGGAGGCGACCGCAGTCCTCTCAG AAAAGAACCAGAGAGAAGCTGGTAAACGTTTTATCTCTTTGTGGACAAGAAGTTGGACTCACCAAGAACCCATCT GTGATCTTCTCGTCGTGTGGCGACTTGGACATGATGGAGGTGCGGGAGAGTGGTGTGTCATCAGAGGAGGGTGGAACCAGAGAGGACACGCTAGACGACACCGCCAGCGAGCAGCAGTTCAGGGTTTTCCGAGACTTTGACTTCCTGGATGTGGAGCTGGAAGATGGAGAG GGCGAGACCGTTGATAACTTTAATTGGGGCGTGCGTCGGCGCTCTCTGGACAGCACGGAGCTGGGTGACATGTTGGAGGAGAGCCAGCACTCCGGCAGCACCCCTAGTCTTGGTCACGAGGACCCCCACGATTCAGACGAGTcctcggaggaagaggagtcgtCAACCAGCCAGAGCCTGTCTCACTCTCAGCTT ACGAACCCTTCTCCATCGGAGGAAACCAATCACACTGATTCTCTGTCTACTTCTTACGACACATCTGCCGACGCACAATCCCTCAACGCTTCCACACCGGGGCAGGGAGCGCTGCACGATTACCACGGTGGCCTTGAT GGGAGGGTGCGCGGGGGGGACGAGGACACTCAGGTGCAGGATGACGAACTGTCGCTGAGCGCCAATGAGCTCCCTCACGGCTCGGACTTCGGCGAGAGTCTCACCCTGGAGTTGCCGGGCCAACCTCTGGATCATCTGCCCAATCTGGACCACAGTCTCAGCGCAGACTACTGCCAACCTCCGCTGGACTTTCTAGACCCCAACTGTCTGCCCAG CTTACGTGATGATGTAGATGACTTGGAAGACCTCGgttttcctcctcccccctctccatttTTCTCCGCCATCTTGGCAGCCTTCCAACCCGCCGTGTGTGACGATGCTGAGGAGGCATGGCGTTGTCACATCAGCCAGCTTGTGACCGACTCCGATGGGTCTTGTGCCGTCCACACTTTTCAAGTCTTTTCATCTCTCTTTACG aACATCCAGGGCAAATTCTGCCTCCTGACCACTGATGTTGCCACTTACCTTGGAGAGGGCTTGAGGGGTATTGGATCAAAGTTCCTTATGTCGTCTCAGATGCTAACAACTTGCTCAGATTGTCCCACAATCTACATTGATGCTGACACG ATTATTTCATATGGCCTCCTTGAAAAAATGAAGTTCAGTGCACTGGAGCTGCAGGAGTACCTGGACACCTACAACACCAGAGAGGACGCTGCTCTATCG TGGCTGAGGAACTGTAAGGACACATTTCCCAGGTGCCCCGGGGATAGTGTGGTAACCTGCCAGCCTGGAGACTCAGAGGAGAAG CAAATGGAGTCTCTTGCA CAATTGGAGCTTTGTCAGAGACTCTACAAACTGCATTTCCAGCTCCTCCTACTGTTCCAGTCCTACTGCTCGCTCATTGGTCAATTTCATGCTATCAGCTCGGTGCCTGAG CTTCTGAACATGTCTCGAGAGCTCTCCGATCTGAAGACCAGCCTGCAGGTGGCTGAGGCGGCCGTAGCCAGCGATCTGGAGCACAAACACTTGGCCCACACTCGATCGCACGCCACCGAGGTGGCAGCCATGGTTGTgcccagcttctcctcctcagagGCGGCTGTGCAGGCCATACTGGAGTGCCTTAAGAACCATGAGTTCACCAAAGCTGTGCGCTACATCCAGGAGTGCAG GAGGCAGTGGCCCTGCGGCGTGTTTGGTGGCGGCTCGGAAAGCGAGGTGCAGACGCTACTCAACGTCTACTTCCGCCACCAGACGCTGGGCCAGACGGGCACCATTGCCCTAGTGGGTTCCCGCCAGGACCTCAGCCTGATCTGCTCCAAGCTGCTGGAGCTCAACGGGGAGATCCGGGACATGATCTGCCACGCCCAGGGTTACCGGGTGGTCACAACCTACCTCCCCGACTCCAGCGCCTCCGGGACAAGTCTCTGA